A stretch of Arthrobacter sp. NEB 688 DNA encodes these proteins:
- a CDS encoding bifunctional methylenetetrahydrofolate dehydrogenase/methenyltetrahydrofolate cyclohydrolase — MTATTLDGKAILATIKEELRARVAALAERGVVPGLGTVLVGEDPGSQWYVGAKHRDCAEIGIHSIRRDLPATSSLDDVLAVVRELNEDPACTGFIVQQPTGLDENAILSAVDPAKDVDGLHPTNLGWLVLGEPAPLPCTPVGCIELLRRYDVPIAGAKVVVVGRGLTVGRPLGLILTRRSENATVTLCHTGTRDLAAEVRQADVVIAAAGVPGIITAAMVKPGAAVLDVGVSRIVDEETGKGKVAGDVADDVWDVAGFVSPNPGGVGPMTRAMLLSNVVEAAERAAGVHPGGG; from the coding sequence GTGACCGCCACGACACTCGACGGCAAGGCCATCCTCGCGACGATCAAGGAGGAGCTGCGCGCGCGCGTGGCCGCCCTCGCGGAACGGGGGGTCGTGCCCGGTCTGGGCACGGTGCTCGTCGGGGAGGACCCCGGCAGCCAGTGGTACGTCGGCGCCAAGCACCGCGACTGCGCCGAGATCGGCATCCACTCGATCCGCCGCGACCTGCCGGCGACCTCCTCCCTCGACGACGTCCTCGCGGTCGTGCGCGAGCTCAACGAGGACCCCGCGTGCACGGGCTTCATCGTCCAGCAGCCGACCGGCCTGGACGAGAACGCGATCCTGTCCGCGGTCGACCCGGCCAAGGACGTCGACGGCCTGCATCCGACCAACCTCGGCTGGCTCGTCCTCGGCGAGCCCGCGCCGCTGCCCTGCACCCCGGTCGGGTGCATCGAGCTCCTGCGCCGCTACGACGTGCCGATCGCCGGCGCCAAGGTCGTCGTCGTCGGGCGCGGCCTGACCGTCGGCCGCCCGCTCGGGCTCATCCTCACGCGGCGCTCCGAGAACGCCACCGTCACCCTGTGCCACACCGGCACCCGCGACCTCGCCGCCGAGGTCCGCCAGGCCGACGTCGTCATCGCGGCAGCCGGCGTGCCCGGCATCATCACGGCCGCGATGGTCAAGCCCGGCGCGGCCGTGCTCGACGTCGGCGTCTCGCGGATCGTCGACGAGGAGACCGGCAAGGGCAAGGTCGCCGGCGACGTCGCCGACGACGTGTGGGACGTCGCGGGCTTCGTCAGCCCCAACCCCGGCGGGGTCGGGCCGATGACCCGCGCGATGCTCCTCTCCAACGTCGTCGAGGCCGCCGAGCGCGCCGCCGGCGTGCACCCCGGGGGTGGCTGA
- a CDS encoding DUF1116 domain-containing protein produces the protein MTAPLRGLLAADPVVATSGVALFADALRDQAVPVTDAGWHPPMPGTEDALARVMADPRREEANATALARMTAAEATLVDVAPASEALGLERGTFLHAGPPIEWDRASGPLRGALIGAVLLEGLADTAEDAEQRLAAGEFELEPCHHRGAVGPMAGVVSPSMWTYVLRDEVHDNTSWCSLNEGLGKVLRYGAYGPEVVERLRWMGDVLGPILRQAVRSTGPIDIRAIVAQMLQMGDEGHNRNRAGSLMLLRELLPGMITADASPTEVAEAVRFSGANEHFFLNLGMPACKLATLAAEGIPGSTVVTTMARNGTDFGIRVSGTGERWFTGPANTPQGLFLGEYGPDDANPDIGDSAITETGGIGGFAMAAAPAIVRFVGGDVPFALAATRRMYEVTVGEHPIYQVPVLGFRGTPVGIDVTKVVRTGELPQINTGMAGRVAGTGQVGAGLVTPPEQCFTQAVEALAEAVPR, from the coding sequence ATGACCGCCCCGCTCCGCGGCCTGCTCGCTGCCGACCCGGTCGTCGCGACCTCCGGGGTCGCCCTGTTCGCCGACGCCCTGCGCGACCAGGCGGTGCCCGTCACCGACGCCGGCTGGCACCCGCCGATGCCCGGCACCGAGGACGCCCTCGCCCGGGTCATGGCCGACCCGCGCCGCGAGGAGGCCAACGCCACCGCGCTCGCCCGGATGACCGCCGCCGAGGCCACCCTCGTCGACGTCGCCCCGGCCTCCGAGGCGCTCGGCCTCGAGCGCGGCACCTTCCTGCACGCCGGCCCGCCCATCGAGTGGGACCGCGCGTCCGGCCCGCTGCGCGGCGCGCTCATCGGCGCCGTCCTCCTCGAGGGTCTCGCCGACACCGCCGAGGACGCCGAGCAGCGCCTCGCCGCAGGCGAGTTCGAGCTCGAGCCCTGCCACCACCGCGGCGCCGTCGGCCCGATGGCCGGTGTGGTCAGCCCGTCGATGTGGACCTACGTGCTGCGCGACGAGGTGCACGACAACACCTCGTGGTGCTCGCTCAACGAGGGCCTGGGCAAGGTGCTGCGCTACGGCGCGTACGGCCCCGAGGTCGTCGAGCGCCTGCGCTGGATGGGCGACGTCCTCGGCCCGATCCTGCGCCAGGCCGTCCGCAGCACGGGCCCCATCGACATCCGCGCGATCGTCGCCCAGATGCTCCAGATGGGCGACGAGGGCCACAACCGCAACCGGGCCGGCTCGCTCATGCTCCTGCGCGAGCTGCTGCCCGGGATGATCACCGCCGACGCCTCCCCGACCGAGGTCGCCGAGGCCGTGCGCTTCTCCGGCGCGAACGAGCACTTCTTCCTCAACCTCGGGATGCCCGCCTGCAAGCTGGCGACCCTCGCGGCCGAGGGCATCCCCGGCTCGACCGTCGTCACGACGATGGCGCGCAACGGCACCGACTTCGGCATCCGCGTCTCCGGCACCGGCGAGCGCTGGTTCACCGGGCCGGCGAACACCCCGCAGGGGCTCTTCCTCGGCGAGTACGGACCCGACGACGCCAACCCCGACATCGGCGACTCGGCGATCACCGAGACCGGCGGCATCGGCGGCTTCGCGATGGCCGCGGCGCCCGCCATCGTCCGCTTCGTCGGGGGCGACGTGCCGTTCGCCCTGGCCGCGACCCGCCGGATGTACGAGGTGACCGTCGGCGAGCACCCGATCTACCAGGTGCCCGTGCTCGGCTTCCGCGGGACGCCGGTCGGCATCGACGTGACCAAGGTCGTCCGCACCGGCGAGCTGCCCCAGATCAACACGGGGATGGCCGGCCGCGTCGCGGGCACCGGGCAGGTCGGCGCCGGGCTCGTCACGCCGCCGGAGCAGTGCTTCACGCAGGCCGTCGAGGCCCTCGCGGAGGCCGTCCCGCGCTGA
- a CDS encoding FdrA family protein has translation MTVHVELRRGAYHDSVSLMQVSRSVAGAPGVQAAQVAMATELNVDVLGQMGFEVPADAGPNDLVVAVRADDEAGVESGLAAVEDALRALSATSSDTGAADEVPPATLGSAVRRSGAGLAVVSVPGAHAVTETYDAISAGASVMLFSDNVSVEDEIALKDAAAAADVLVMGPDCGTALVGGVALGFANVVRQGPVGIVAASGTGAQQAMCLLEAAGVGVSHCLGVGGRDLKAAVGGRSTRQALRALAEDASTEWVLVVSKPPDEAVLETVRAEVADLGLRVHWATLGAGRPDLTAAVEQALAAEGVTVPEWPATTAAPDDATLPVGPSLRGLFCGGTLAEESLLVATDALGPIASNLGHEPALGAGLTDAGHVVVDFGADELTRGRAHPMIDPTLRMERIAAEAADPTCGVLLLDLVLGHGAHPDPAGELADAIRSARETAHAAGRALPVVVSLTGTDADPQGRSRCAEALAAGGASVFLSNAAATRHAVTLLGGAR, from the coding sequence ATGACCGTCCACGTCGAGCTCCGTCGAGGGGCTTACCACGACTCGGTGAGCCTCATGCAGGTCTCCCGCAGCGTCGCCGGCGCCCCGGGGGTGCAGGCCGCCCAGGTCGCGATGGCCACCGAGCTCAACGTCGACGTCCTGGGGCAGATGGGCTTCGAGGTGCCGGCCGACGCCGGGCCGAACGACCTCGTCGTGGCCGTCCGCGCGGACGACGAGGCCGGCGTCGAGAGCGGTCTCGCCGCCGTCGAGGACGCCCTGCGCGCCCTCTCGGCCACCTCCTCCGACACCGGCGCGGCCGACGAGGTGCCGCCGGCGACCCTCGGCTCGGCCGTCCGCCGCTCGGGTGCCGGCCTCGCGGTCGTCTCGGTCCCGGGCGCGCACGCCGTCACCGAGACCTACGACGCGATCTCCGCCGGCGCCTCGGTGATGCTGTTCTCCGACAACGTGTCCGTCGAGGACGAGATCGCGCTCAAGGACGCGGCGGCCGCCGCTGACGTCCTCGTCATGGGCCCCGACTGCGGCACCGCGCTCGTCGGCGGGGTCGCCCTCGGCTTCGCCAACGTCGTGCGCCAGGGCCCCGTCGGCATCGTCGCCGCGTCGGGCACCGGTGCGCAGCAGGCGATGTGCCTGCTCGAGGCCGCGGGGGTCGGCGTCAGCCACTGCCTCGGCGTCGGTGGCCGCGACCTCAAGGCCGCCGTCGGCGGGCGCTCCACCCGGCAGGCCCTGCGCGCCCTCGCCGAGGACGCCTCCACCGAGTGGGTGCTCGTCGTCTCCAAGCCCCCGGACGAAGCCGTCCTCGAGACCGTGCGCGCGGAGGTCGCCGACCTCGGTCTGCGCGTGCACTGGGCGACCCTCGGTGCCGGCCGTCCCGACCTCACCGCCGCCGTCGAGCAGGCCCTGGCCGCCGAGGGCGTCACCGTGCCCGAGTGGCCCGCGACGACCGCGGCACCGGACGACGCCACGCTCCCCGTCGGCCCCTCGCTGCGCGGCCTCTTCTGCGGCGGCACGCTCGCCGAGGAGTCGCTGCTCGTCGCCACCGACGCGCTCGGCCCCATCGCCTCCAACCTCGGCCACGAGCCGGCGCTCGGCGCCGGCCTCACCGACGCGGGCCACGTCGTCGTCGACTTCGGCGCCGACGAGCTCACCCGTGGCCGGGCCCACCCGATGATCGACCCGACCCTGCGGATGGAGCGCATCGCCGCCGAGGCGGCGGACCCGACCTGCGGCGTCCTCCTCCTCGACCTCGTCCTCGGCCACGGCGCCCACCCCGACCCCGCCGGCGAGCTCGCCGACGCGATCCGGTCCGCCCGCGAGACCGCCCACGCCGCCGGCCGCGCGCTCCCGGTCGTCGTCTCCCTCACCGGGACCGACGCCGACCCGCAGGGCCGCAGCCGCTGCGCCGAGGCGCTCGCCGCCGGCGGCGCGTCCGTCTTCCTGTCCAACGCGGCGGCCACCCGGCACGCCGTCACCCTGCTCGGAGGTGCCCGATGA
- a CDS encoding DUF2877 domain-containing protein has protein sequence MPSDRHPAAPRVLAGAVSPLTADLVHGPRRTAEVLATGRVGTYLRVGERVLPVLGPDAVALPTALRVVDALDPAGLHAGAAVLVGGGEVVLPSVTVTAARTWRPARVPTGRLGPDDGRVASLLEAATTAAPAWLVDGVTAAATATDPDPATRSLVGRGPGLTPSGDDALAGALLLRRAAGMPDADLAAAVRRRLGATTAVSAALLEGALDGWATPDVVALVTAVARADAAAVTTLLPAVLAVGHTSGRDLVTGLAATLAVLAPTGRIAA, from the coding sequence ATGCCCTCGGACCGCCACCCCGCCGCACCCCGCGTGCTGGCCGGTGCGGTCTCGCCGCTCACCGCCGACCTCGTCCACGGCCCGCGGCGCACCGCCGAGGTGCTCGCCACCGGCCGCGTCGGCACCTACCTGCGCGTGGGCGAGCGCGTCCTGCCCGTCCTCGGCCCGGACGCCGTCGCCCTCCCCACGGCGCTGCGCGTCGTCGACGCCCTCGACCCCGCGGGTCTGCACGCCGGCGCCGCGGTCCTCGTCGGCGGCGGGGAGGTCGTCCTGCCGTCGGTCACCGTCACCGCCGCGCGCACCTGGCGCCCGGCGCGTGTCCCCACCGGCCGGCTGGGCCCCGACGACGGCCGCGTCGCGTCCCTGCTCGAGGCCGCCACCACCGCCGCACCCGCCTGGCTCGTCGACGGCGTCACGGCCGCGGCGACCGCCACCGACCCGGACCCCGCGACGCGCTCCCTCGTCGGGCGCGGCCCGGGCCTGACCCCCAGCGGGGACGACGCCCTCGCCGGCGCCCTCCTCCTGCGCCGCGCGGCCGGGATGCCGGACGCCGACCTCGCCGCCGCCGTCCGCCGCCGCCTCGGCGCGACCACGGCGGTCTCGGCCGCCCTCCTCGAGGGCGCGCTCGACGGCTGGGCCACCCCCGACGTCGTCGCCCTCGTCACCGCGGTCGCCCGCGCCGACGCGGCCGCCGTCACGACCCTCCTGCCCGCGGTCCTCGCCGTCGGGCACACCTCCGGCCGCGACCTCGTCACCGGGCTCGCCGCCACCCTCGCCGTCCTGGCACCCACCGGAAGGATCGCCGCATGA